TACGAAAAAGCTATTTTTATCATTTGTACATGCTTTTTTCGTGAAATTCTTTGACATTTGGACTATAAATTTTTATTTTATCGTCAATCAAAAACAAACAAAAGAGGTGTAAATGGAAAACGTAATCGTTAAAATGGATGTTCGTGGATTCATCAGATTCCCGGAAGAAGCTGTCAAGGCTCTTAAGCTCGACAAGCTCGCCACTCAAACAAAAACTGAAGACGGTCGCACAGTTGATGTTGGTCCTTATGTAGATGTCGAAGTCGACCCGGTCGGCAAGCGCGTCGCAATCACTCCTATCAAAACTCCGAAGTCCACTTCTTTCCGTTTCATCAACGGCATTATCGGCTCCAAGTCCAAATTCCTCTATTTCAAGGGCGCATTCAACGCCATCGGTCTCCAGGTCGCCACTGGCGCTTACACATTGGTCAAGGAAGGCAACAAGTATGTCTTCACAGCAAAGGGCGCAAAGAAGAAAGGCGAATGGACGACTCTCGCTTGCCGTAACGCAGTGGGCAACAAGACTATGCTTTCCATCGATACCCGCGGTACAATCATTTTTGACCACAACACCAAAAATGCATTGAACACCAAGGAAAACAAGACGATGGTTGCTGAATACGATGCATCCAAGAAGACCTTCAAGCTCACATTCAGCAAGAACAAGGGTTTCATTAACGTCCGTACAATCGCTAGCCATGCCAATGCATCCTTCATGGGTACGCTTTCTTCTCACGGCATCGCTCTTCCGCTCAAGAGCTTCCGTACTGAAAGCCAGGTAGACAAGAACGTCCTCACGTTCAGCGTCGCCGCCCTTGTCGCACAGCAGAAGGCAGCAAAGAAGAAGTAATTCTTCGAGCTAGAGGGGAGATAAAATGATTGAAGTATTCAAAGTATTTTATCCGACTCATTACAACTTCGCCGCGCTCACTATATTATTAGTTCTGCTTTTAATATATCTGCTGACGAAGAAGAACTTCAAGTGGAGCATCATAACCTTAGTCCTGCTTGTGGCGTTCAATCTCGCTATTTACAAGCGCACTGCAGACAGGACTTGGACGATCACCATTGAACCGGAAGCATCCTCCGATCCTTATTATACCCCGCAGGCAAAGAAAATGACCTTCTCGGTACATAAGGACTGGACGATAACCGACGAAAAAGGCGAAGTCCACCACTGGTGCTGGGTAGAAGAATACTGGCAAGAATTTGCAAGCATCGACCTTGTCGCAAAGCTCTGGGGTGAAAACTCGAGCAAAAAGATGGTCAAATCCACCGAAGGTCGAGCAAGCGATATCAACGAGTAGCTTCTACTTACAAAAACCGCTTAAAGAGAAATCAACTTTAACCCACCATTTTCCATAGAGAGAATGGTGGGCTTTTTTATAAACTCGCCCGGAGAAGCAACGATTCCATTGGGCATATTCCAGATTCCCGAAATATGATGATGTCCATGGATACAGTAATCGCAGTGTTCCTTTTCCAACATGCGGTTTCCCCATTCCAGGTATTCATCAACCTTAATGACCCTAGTTTGACCATATTTGCGGCTGTTACGCCCCACAAAACGCGCAAGCCCCATTCCCCAATCAGGGTGGATTTGCTTGAAAAGGAAACGGTTTAACGGCAAGTCAAGGACTTTTCGCATAAAGCGGTAACCGTAATCAGACTTCGGAACTCCATCGCCATGGGTCAAATAAACACGCTTGCCCTGAATTTCAAGGATCAGGGATTTATGTACAGCCACGCCAAGACGCTTCGGGAAAAATTCTCCATACGCAAAGTCGTGATTCCCTTGCAAGACGTGGACTTCGACACCAGATTCTACAAGTTCCGCGAAGGCACGGTACAAATCCAAATGGGCAGAAGCAACATAATAACTATACTCGTACCAAAACTCAAAAAGGTCGCCAATGACAACGACATGGCTCGCCTTGCCTTTCCATGAGGAAAGCAACTGGATTAGTTTTTGTTCCCTGTCGGGGACCGCTCCAGGAGGGTCAATTCCCAAGTGTGCGTCACTTATAAAATAAGCAGGTAATTCCATAACTCCAATCTTAATAAAATCAAGAGCTTTCGTTTTTTTATATCTTTGAGACATGCGCTCCATCGTCAAAATTTTGTGTTTCACAACTGTTCTGGCAGCCATTTTTTCCGGTTGCTCCATGAAACTCACACAGGGCGACCTAGAGGGGATCCCGCTAACAGACGAAAAATTCAGCTTTTTCGGGAACATCCCATTTATTTATGGAGGCGATTCACTAGAACTATCCCACGACCTGCTACGAGCCTACACAAAAGCTGCCAGTGAAACGGATTTTCCAAGAAACTCCTGCCGCGGAGAAGCAACAATCAAGGCGACTGTAAAACAGAACGAGCCAAACTCCGCTTGGAATATTGGCGTACTCATTCCGCTTTGGCCCATCCTCCCCGTCAACGAATCCTGGACTTATGAACTTTCGGCACGCGTCTTTTGCAATGGGACACTCGTACGCCACGTGGAATTCATTGAGCAACAAGACGTTAACGCCATTTTATATGGGCGTCTCCGCACCGATCTCGTGAACAAGGCTTCCGACGAAATGCACCGCAAGCTCGTACAGCGCTTGGCGTTTGAACTCAACGCAAACAGACTTACCGATTTAAACAGCGTGAGCGACTATTAGCACTTAGTTATTAGTCATTGGTCTTTGGTTATAAATCTCTAGTTTAAAAAATGAAGCCCATATGCAATTATAAAACTAATAACTAATGACTAACGACCATTGACAAATTCTAATTACTATCTTTCGTCTATAGTCAATAGGGCAAAGCCCGTTCTTTCGTCTTAATCTAGTATGTCATACACTTTATACATCGTAGCAACTCCCATCGGGAACATGGAAGATATCACCTACCGCGCTGTGCGCATCCTTAAAGAAGTTCCCCTCGTCCTTGCCGAAGACACCCGCCATTCGAGAATTCTCTTTGACAATTACGGCATCACGACGCCCATGGAAGCCTACCATGACTTCAACAAAGAAAAGGTCACGCCCAAGTACGTCGACTTTTTGAAGAACACCGGCGACATCGCCCTCGTAAGCGATGCAGGAACGCCCGGCGTTGCAGACCCGGCATTCAATCTCGTACGCGAATGCGTCCGCGAAGGCATTGACGTTCGCGCCATCCCAGGACCATGCGCGATGATTACCGCACTCGTCTCTTGCGGCATGCCGACCGACCACTTTACGTTCCAGTATTTCTCTCCCAAGAAGAGCGCCCAGCGCATCCACTTGCTCGAGAAGTTGAAAGACGAAGAAGCTACTCAAATTTTCTACGCCAGCCCGCACAACATCGACAAGTTCGTCGAAGAAATCAAGCTTGTCTTTGGCGATATCAAGATTGCACTCATGCGCGAGCTCACCAAGAAGTTCGAGGAACACCTCATCGGAACGCCAACGGAAATTTCTGCGCACTTCAAATCGCACCCGCCCAAAGGCGAATTCGTACTCGTGTTCAATCCCCAAGACAAAAGCGGTCTTTAAGTTCTACCGACTAACGACTAATGACTATCGACCAGTTCCTAAACAAGCTTAAAGCTCTTCCGCGGGCTTACAAGATTTACATTGCAGTTCTTGTTGCAATAGAATTTGTGTTGTTCCTGTTGCGTCCGGACACGCCCGGGCTTTACACGCAGATTCCGCAGCTGTTGCCAATCATTGCCGCACTCCCGTTCTTGTTCATAAAGAACGTCCGCCGTCCGTTTGCGCGGTACATGAACACGTACGGCATCATCGTCTTTGCGTTCCTAGCCTTGGATTACCTCACGCGCAGCCATGCGGGGCTTTACCAGATTGTAACGACATTTATCCCGATGATGCTTTACTGGTTCGCGCTTTTTGCACGCTGGAACGTGAAGCTCTTTAAGCAAAAAGATGCACGCATCGCACTTGCACTCGCTACGATTTCCTGGGGATTTGTCGCATTCGCCTTCCCGCCTTTGCCGCTTGGTCCCGCCATGCTCGTGCTACTTGTTCCATGGTTCATCATGCTCAACAAGTACAATCGCGAGACTGCAGTCTTTGCGACATTCTGGGCAAGCATGGTCTACAACACCGTCAATTACTATTGGATCCGCAATGTGATGAACGTGGAAACTGCGCCTTCGGGACTTATCTTCCTTGGGCTTATCCTCCTCATCGCCTACTTGAGCTTGTTCAACGTCCTCGCCGCATTCGCTTACTCTACTGCAAAAAATTTAAAGATCAAGGGCAAGGCTTGCTTGTTAGCCCTCTTCCCGTTTTTCTTTGCGGGAATCGAAATGGTGCGCACAACAGGCGACTTCGCGTTCCCGTGGAACCACCTCGGTTACACATTCGGTAACCACCTCGAACTGATCCAGGCACTTTCCATCATCGGCGTGTTCGGCTACACAATTCTCATTGTCGCCTCGAACCAGATTGTCGCTTACGCCTTCTTGCAGAAGGGTCGCAAAAAGCTCGCACTATTTGCAATCCCGTTCGCGATTTTCATGGTGCTACTGACATACGGAAGTAGCGTACTTTCGGCACAAGAAGCAGCCCCGTACTACAACGCAAACGCCCCCGAAAACCCATCCATTGCAATGGTGCAGCCAAGCATTGCGCAAGGTGCCAAGTGGAGCAAAGCCCGTTTTGATTCCATCATCACCAAGACGTTCGGCATGGCAATGGACAGCACCCCCAGCGGAGCCAACCTGATACTCCTTGCCGAAACCGCTATTCCGGATCACCTCCGCAGGCAGCCGCAAGTTATCCGACGCTTGCATGAGATGGCAGACAGCAAGAATGCAAGCATCCTTACCGGGGCACTAGACTACAAGCGCGTTTCAGCCGACATCAACAACCCTCGCCGATTCGATATATACAACGCGTCATTCCTCTTTACACCTAACGATCCCTATTTCCCGAAACGCTATATCAAAAAGCATCTCGTGCCCTTTAGCGAACGCATCCCCTTTGATGATATATTCCCCATCTTAAACTACGTGGATCTCGGTGAAGGCGACTTTGTCCCCGGAAAAGAAACGCCTGTTTACGGACCATACAACTGGACGCCCTACATCTGCTACGACGCCATCTTCGGAGACCTTATCCGAGAAGCGATTCAAGCAGGTTCCCGCCTGATGGTAAACATCACCAACGACGGCTGGTTTGGACGGAGCACAGCCCCCTTCCAGCACCTGAACATCGTCCGCCATCTCGCCGTGACTTACGGTTACCCTGTCGCACGCATTGCAAACAGCGGCGTTTCAGCATTCATAGACCAGTACGGGCACTACGACCAGAACACCAACATTTTTGAAACGCGCGTCATCCAAAGAAAAGTGCCTCTCAAGACGAGAAGCACCTTCTATACATCTGTAGGCGAATTTGTCGAAAAAGCTTTGCTCTGGTTCTTTGCGATTTATCTTGTCGCGCTGTTTGCATTATCAAGAATTCAGAAAAAATTTAAATGAGTTATTAGTAGTTGGTCATCAGTCAATAGTTTAAAGCTTGGCACCGTTGGTGCGATTACTCAAAGCAACAGCATTGGGGGCCAGTGGCCCGCTTTGGGACGTTCCTTGAATTCCGCATTAGGCAAGAATTCCTTGAGTTTTAACGTCCATTCCGGCTGGACTGTCGCATCCAGTCTCCCATAAAGAACCTGGATATTCTCGCTGTTCGGAATAACAGATTCCACCTTGTGCGATGCCAAATACATAAGTCCTTTAGCTAAAGACGGAGCATCATACTTTTTGGCTTCATCGAACCAGTCGTCCTGCCAATCGCCAAAATCTTCCTCGAACAGTTCCATAAAAGCCTTGAGCGCAGGCTCCGTAGTCGTTTCGAGTTGGTGCGCCATAAAATGCAGATTCGGCACCGTCCAGTTGCCTATTTCATCGCAAAAATCAGCATATGGCGAAAGCAAAAT
This is a stretch of genomic DNA from Fibrobacter sp. UWB13. It encodes these proteins:
- a CDS encoding alpha/beta fold hydrolase, with the translated sequence MSEKWIWLPDWASNLGIWEDDLMDVAPSANHNYVQYSQLAEFLEKPEDIPEFKKASTVVAWGLGALSLMCSTAGPQKGQKWILLSPYADFCDEIGNWTVPNLHFMAHQLETTTEPALKAFMELFEEDFGDWQDDWFDEAKKYDAPSLAKGLMYLASHKVESVIPNSENIQVLYGRLDATVQPEWTLKLKEFLPNAEFKERPKAGHWPPMLLL
- the rsmI gene encoding 16S rRNA (cytidine(1402)-2'-O)-methyltransferase — encoded protein: MSYTLYIVATPIGNMEDITYRAVRILKEVPLVLAEDTRHSRILFDNYGITTPMEAYHDFNKEKVTPKYVDFLKNTGDIALVSDAGTPGVADPAFNLVRECVREGIDVRAIPGPCAMITALVSCGMPTDHFTFQYFSPKKSAQRIHLLEKLKDEEATQIFYASPHNIDKFVEEIKLVFGDIKIALMRELTKKFEEHLIGTPTEISAHFKSHPPKGEFVLVFNPQDKSGL
- a CDS encoding UDP-2,3-diacylglucosamine diphosphatase, which encodes MELPAYFISDAHLGIDPPGAVPDREQKLIQLLSSWKGKASHVVVIGDLFEFWYEYSYYVASAHLDLYRAFAELVESGVEVHVLQGNHDFAYGEFFPKRLGVAVHKSLILEIQGKRVYLTHGDGVPKSDYGYRFMRKVLDLPLNRFLFKQIHPDWGMGLARFVGRNSRKYGQTRVIKVDEYLEWGNRMLEKEHCDYCIHGHHHISGIWNMPNGIVASPGEFIKKPTILSMENGGLKLISL
- the lnt gene encoding apolipoprotein N-acyltransferase, yielding MTIDQFLNKLKALPRAYKIYIAVLVAIEFVLFLLRPDTPGLYTQIPQLLPIIAALPFLFIKNVRRPFARYMNTYGIIVFAFLALDYLTRSHAGLYQIVTTFIPMMLYWFALFARWNVKLFKQKDARIALALATISWGFVAFAFPPLPLGPAMLVLLVPWFIMLNKYNRETAVFATFWASMVYNTVNYYWIRNVMNVETAPSGLIFLGLILLIAYLSLFNVLAAFAYSTAKNLKIKGKACLLALFPFFFAGIEMVRTTGDFAFPWNHLGYTFGNHLELIQALSIIGVFGYTILIVASNQIVAYAFLQKGRKKLALFAIPFAIFMVLLTYGSSVLSAQEAAPYYNANAPENPSIAMVQPSIAQGAKWSKARFDSIITKTFGMAMDSTPSGANLILLAETAIPDHLRRQPQVIRRLHEMADSKNASILTGALDYKRVSADINNPRRFDIYNASFLFTPNDPYFPKRYIKKHLVPFSERIPFDDIFPILNYVDLGEGDFVPGKETPVYGPYNWTPYICYDAIFGDLIREAIQAGSRLMVNITNDGWFGRSTAPFQHLNIVRHLAVTYGYPVARIANSGVSAFIDQYGHYDQNTNIFETRVIQRKVPLKTRSTFYTSVGEFVEKALLWFFAIYLVALFALSRIQKKFK